A genomic segment from Geitlerinema sp. PCC 7407 encodes:
- a CDS encoding PD-(D/E)XK nuclease family protein gives MELEIKRPDHIVPSYSMTGDLLSYLRCRLQYRYHNGSALPPSRPVQQWFGEFLHGTLELAFRFWEDDHGNYPFPWPCTQREWREVPPDWDLHDIGKFADRVESALKQQGKEARSENARNSGYQRVAMAINQLGPHLFPLIAAAEKKVIGTRAVPSSGRSLRCSNYEVHGVIDVLTHVTLGEAADNNLISRCVEEACPTLSGEYEVIVDYKGARRPNSTEPYWEQGDWQVQTYAWLRSRQPDALPVAAGILIYINELTPGDKEMQGLKKGIAEGTTDVVPDPGSRDEQLVRMWRPGNDTDQLSQEFRLRRAIRVIPITDGSTQAALTAFDEVVRRAEEDIVEEAYVGNILHAWSPQCEDDDTCAACDFRHFCPRPAGTGEDYEPGTPSAP, from the coding sequence ATGGAACTAGAGATTAAGCGACCAGATCACATTGTGCCTAGCTATTCCATGACAGGTGATTTACTGTCGTATCTGCGGTGTCGCTTGCAGTATAGGTATCACAATGGAAGTGCGCTGCCGCCTTCTCGTCCTGTTCAGCAGTGGTTTGGGGAGTTTCTTCATGGAACTCTAGAATTAGCATTTAGATTTTGGGAGGATGATCATGGGAACTACCCATTTCCATGGCCCTGTACTCAACGGGAATGGAGGGAGGTTCCACCGGACTGGGATCTACATGATATTGGCAAGTTTGCTGATAGAGTTGAGTCAGCGTTGAAGCAACAGGGGAAAGAAGCCCGAAGCGAAAATGCTCGCAATTCGGGTTATCAGCGTGTTGCAATGGCTATCAACCAGTTGGGACCACACTTATTTCCCCTAATTGCGGCAGCAGAAAAGAAAGTTATAGGTACAAGGGCAGTTCCAAGTTCCGGGCGATCATTGAGATGCTCGAATTATGAAGTTCACGGAGTCATAGATGTATTAACCCATGTCACACTTGGTGAGGCTGCTGACAACAACTTGATTTCCAGATGTGTAGAAGAAGCTTGTCCGACTCTGTCTGGTGAATATGAGGTGATTGTTGACTATAAAGGAGCAAGACGTCCTAATTCTACAGAACCCTACTGGGAACAGGGTGATTGGCAGGTTCAGACTTATGCTTGGCTTAGGAGCCGTCAACCAGATGCATTACCTGTTGCTGCCGGGATTTTAATCTATATCAATGAACTTACACCTGGCGACAAAGAGATGCAAGGTCTCAAAAAAGGTATCGCTGAGGGGACAACGGATGTTGTTCCAGATCCTGGATCAAGAGATGAGCAACTCGTACGGATGTGGAGACCAGGGAATGATACAGACCAACTATCCCAGGAATTTAGATTGCGACGTGCTATTCGAGTTATTCCCATAACAGATGGGAGTACGCAGGCAGCATTGACTGCTTTTGATGAAGTTGTTCGTCGCGCTGAAGAGGATATTGTTGAAGAAGCTTACGTTGGCAACATTTTACATGCTTGGTCTCCCCAGTGCGAGGATGATGACACTTGCGCTGCTTGTGATTTCCGACATTTTTGCCCTCGACCAGCAGGTACGGGTGAAGATTACGAACCGGGTACACCCTCCGCTCCATAA
- the dpdD gene encoding protein DpdD, translated as MSAKASLEIREFLEQFFGEGNRLTLERAQANPFLQPWIARLKKGFPSVLPCAREAGTDWYGIAFTEQQFRGLREELTAFIGPTWSTFRGQRASLELSDPVEAAVQEITQGNAFKFQGKRDQSNNSTEIRSALTRMLKVLNRKTSGSYEAPRATGRVLRDFYTALQVGDRSTAEKELQYLRNQNRLDTLNLLFLRVQMLAELQAWNELLRLPELPDLLQVRRPFAVTQAVIQAIYQCELSRFEITIATRSAAAYFQEAILPKYGILFTNRAGSRVAEVVKSFMLLAVGGEPPNPALRDELLTVPGLSEADQRCMQSLARLLPDTTPPVPQSEPLEEAIQAAEVGNYDRVLALLQEHPSSQQSVRLLLEAAYELQTLEAEWVALQAFDQLSNEEQDAIQASRRNRTFLESLIGKAQTDTNATADSVPTNWLEWLSILDQNSAWERAAYSARQGAQEWYVAHLLDEPGAIAQFLSLQNSIVAKAPETLQDAFPHLLSSFQKDPNFPRREFLPLYTAILDTLVFGIVPTGAGDQHLTLFNELVTILLALGVDTQQYTNLLDYALDLWDCYQAPSTVDWGLDTVNIFILHPCPDRDRRSQLLFKVAESLRDFANRIDEVQWSIFHSLAKDLKLEASFSDLLVQKSETEEADQTSQNIFQKLKNKAVLIYTLTEPVAQRVKSFLENTCEGITVHLSHDKGGSDRLRQWVQNDDLVVMVTASSKHAATGFIEQHCSEERLLRVNSKGSASLLRELQNWLGDG; from the coding sequence ATGAGTGCAAAAGCCAGTTTAGAGATTCGTGAGTTTTTAGAACAGTTTTTTGGTGAGGGTAACCGACTGACGCTGGAACGGGCACAAGCAAATCCTTTTCTCCAACCCTGGATTGCCCGATTAAAGAAAGGATTTCCTTCTGTACTCCCTTGCGCTCGGGAAGCAGGGACAGATTGGTATGGCATTGCCTTTACTGAGCAGCAATTTCGTGGCTTGCGAGAGGAACTTACTGCCTTTATTGGTCCAACTTGGTCAACCTTTCGAGGACAAAGAGCCTCCCTTGAACTCAGTGACCCCGTTGAAGCAGCGGTACAGGAAATAACCCAAGGAAATGCCTTTAAGTTTCAAGGGAAACGTGATCAATCCAATAATTCAACGGAAATCCGAAGTGCTTTGACCAGAATGCTCAAGGTTCTCAATCGCAAAACCAGTGGTAGCTATGAAGCACCACGAGCGACAGGGCGAGTTCTGCGAGATTTCTATACGGCATTACAGGTGGGCGATCGCTCTACTGCTGAGAAGGAACTTCAATACCTCCGCAATCAAAATCGTCTGGATACCCTGAATCTGCTGTTTCTTCGGGTACAGATGCTGGCGGAACTCCAGGCATGGAACGAGTTGTTACGCCTGCCCGAGTTGCCCGATTTATTGCAAGTTCGTCGTCCCTTTGCTGTTACCCAAGCTGTTATTCAAGCAATTTACCAATGCGAGTTAAGCCGCTTTGAAATTACGATTGCAACTCGCAGCGCTGCTGCCTATTTTCAGGAAGCTATCCTGCCCAAGTATGGAATCCTCTTCACTAACCGAGCTGGTAGCAGAGTTGCAGAGGTTGTGAAGTCTTTCATGCTTTTGGCAGTGGGAGGCGAACCTCCTAACCCAGCTTTGCGAGACGAACTGTTAACCGTTCCAGGATTGTCTGAAGCCGATCAGCGATGTATGCAGAGCTTGGCAAGGCTTCTGCCAGACACCACACCGCCTGTACCCCAATCCGAGCCTTTAGAAGAGGCGATACAAGCAGCAGAAGTTGGGAACTACGATCGCGTTCTAGCCCTTCTTCAGGAACACCCATCCTCTCAACAGTCTGTCAGGCTACTACTGGAGGCAGCTTACGAACTGCAAACCCTAGAAGCAGAGTGGGTTGCTCTACAAGCGTTTGATCAACTCTCTAATGAGGAGCAGGATGCAATTCAAGCAAGCCGGAGGAACCGAACATTCCTTGAGTCGCTGATTGGTAAAGCCCAAACTGACACAAATGCCACAGCGGATTCTGTACCCACAAATTGGTTAGAGTGGTTATCAATCCTAGACCAGAATTCAGCGTGGGAGCGAGCAGCCTATAGTGCAAGACAAGGGGCACAGGAATGGTATGTGGCACACTTGTTGGATGAACCAGGAGCGATCGCCCAATTCTTGTCGTTGCAAAATTCGATAGTGGCAAAGGCCCCAGAAACCCTTCAAGACGCTTTTCCCCATTTACTTAGCTCGTTTCAAAAAGACCCAAATTTTCCTCGTCGCGAATTTCTACCCCTCTATACCGCCATTTTAGATACCCTTGTCTTTGGCATTGTTCCAACTGGAGCAGGAGACCAGCACTTAACTCTTTTCAATGAGCTAGTCACTATCTTGTTGGCGCTAGGCGTTGATACCCAGCAGTACACCAACCTGCTTGATTACGCTCTGGATTTATGGGACTGCTATCAAGCACCCAGCACAGTTGATTGGGGACTAGACACCGTCAATATTTTTATCCTACATCCCTGTCCAGATCGAGATAGGCGATCGCAGCTTCTGTTCAAGGTTGCAGAGAGCCTGCGAGACTTTGCTAATCGGATTGATGAGGTTCAGTGGAGTATTTTCCACTCTCTTGCCAAGGATTTGAAGCTAGAGGCATCTTTTTCTGATTTGCTCGTTCAAAAGAGTGAGACGGAAGAAGCGGACCAGACCTCACAGAATATTTTCCAGAAATTGAAGAATAAAGCTGTCTTAATATATACCCTTACTGAACCAGTTGCCCAACGAGTGAAGAGCTTCCTGGAGAATACTTGTGAGGGTATTACAGTTCATCTAAGCCATGACAAGGGAGGGAGCGATCGACTGCGTCAATGGGTACAGAATGATGATTTAGTAGTAATGGTGACTGCAAGCTCTAAACATGCAGCAACTGGATTCATTGAGCAACACTGCTCTGAGGAGCGGCTACTACGTGTCAATAGTAAAGGCAGTGCCAGTTTACTACGTGAACTGCAGAATTGGCTGGGGGATGGATGA
- the dpdK gene encoding phospholipase D-like domain-containing protein DpdK translates to MSARYIHSRLTARQVPDLLQAILVAELIAPSQHLWLVSPWISDIPVIDNTANTFQALEPSWYRSKIRLSQVLASLTKQGSMVCVATRPDPHNNSFLETLKTKADLDYLSLHKAEELHSKGILSDSFYLAGSMNFTFNGITVNQETLSYETDPTAIAEQKLNFRARWGGRVS, encoded by the coding sequence ATGTCTGCACGTTACATTCACTCTCGGCTCACTGCACGCCAAGTACCAGACTTGCTTCAGGCTATTCTGGTTGCAGAATTGATCGCTCCTAGTCAACATCTGTGGCTAGTGTCTCCCTGGATTTCAGACATTCCAGTCATTGATAATACGGCTAACACATTTCAAGCATTAGAGCCGTCCTGGTATCGCTCCAAGATTCGTCTCTCCCAAGTTCTTGCTTCTTTAACCAAGCAGGGAAGTATGGTTTGTGTGGCTACTCGCCCTGACCCACATAACAATAGCTTTCTAGAAACATTAAAAACCAAGGCTGACCTGGACTACTTGAGTCTTCATAAGGCAGAAGAGCTGCACTCCAAGGGAATTTTGTCAGATTCCTTTTACTTGGCTGGTTCCATGAACTTTACTTTCAATGGGATTACAGTCAACCAAGAAACACTGAGCTATGAAACTGACCCAACAGCGATCGCAGAACAAAAGCTGAATTTCAGAGCGCGTTGGGGAGGCAGGGTGTCATGA
- a CDS encoding radical SAM protein, translated as MTIELRPLGVKCNLHCSYCYQNPQRDAGNVARSYDLEEIRLALEREAKPFSLFGGEALLIPKKDLKKLWSWGLERYGRNGIQTNGILIDDEHISLFKQYQVGVGISIDGPGELNDLRWAGTLDRTRQTTAKTEKAIEKLCQEGLAPGLIVTLHRVNATQDKLPIMNEWFKYLEQLGITSARLHILEVENEFIQHEYALSTEENIQAFLNFEQLEKELITLKFDIFQDMRNMLLGKDEYSTCNWNACDPYTTRAVRGIEGNGQSSNCGRTNKDGIDFTKSDIEGFERYLALYYTPQQYGGCKDCRFFLMCKGDCPGTAMDGDWRNRTRDCEVWQALYQTFEQELLKQGLNPISLSSDRKQLEKIILDGWIEGRNINIARALLLFEQGLNRAIMDYKNTPKHVPHQDTFAVY; from the coding sequence ATGACAATAGAATTGCGACCACTTGGGGTAAAGTGTAATCTTCACTGCTCCTACTGTTATCAAAATCCTCAAAGGGATGCTGGTAATGTTGCTCGTTCTTATGACCTTGAAGAGATAAGACTAGCTTTGGAAAGAGAGGCTAAACCTTTTAGCTTATTTGGTGGAGAGGCGTTACTAATTCCTAAGAAAGATCTAAAGAAGCTGTGGTCATGGGGACTAGAGAGATACGGAAGAAACGGTATTCAGACCAATGGAATATTAATTGATGACGAGCACATTAGCCTATTTAAGCAATACCAAGTTGGGGTCGGTATCTCCATTGATGGACCTGGAGAACTGAATGATTTGCGTTGGGCCGGTACATTAGACCGAACCCGTCAAACTACCGCTAAGACAGAAAAAGCAATTGAGAAGCTTTGCCAGGAAGGACTTGCGCCAGGTTTAATTGTTACCCTTCATCGTGTTAATGCTACTCAAGACAAGTTGCCAATTATGAATGAGTGGTTTAAATATCTAGAGCAACTTGGAATTACTTCAGCACGTCTACATATCCTTGAAGTAGAGAATGAGTTCATTCAGCATGAATATGCTCTCAGTACTGAAGAAAATATTCAGGCGTTCCTTAATTTTGAACAGTTAGAAAAAGAACTTATCACTCTTAAATTCGACATATTTCAAGATATGCGAAATATGTTGCTGGGTAAAGATGAATATTCAACCTGTAACTGGAATGCGTGCGATCCCTATACTACTAGAGCCGTAAGGGGGATAGAAGGCAATGGTCAAAGCAGCAATTGTGGACGAACTAACAAGGATGGCATTGACTTTACTAAATCCGATATCGAGGGTTTCGAGCGTTATCTAGCCTTGTACTATACACCACAACAGTATGGCGGTTGCAAGGACTGTCGCTTTTTCCTCATGTGCAAAGGAGATTGTCCCGGCACTGCAATGGATGGGGATTGGCGGAACCGCACAAGAGACTGTGAAGTTTGGCAAGCCCTATATCAAACGTTTGAGCAAGAGTTGCTTAAACAAGGGTTAAATCCAATTTCACTTAGCTCTGATCGCAAGCAATTAGAAAAAATCATTCTTGACGGTTGGATAGAGGGACGGAACATAAATATTGCTCGTGCATTGTTGTTGTTTGAGCAAGGATTAAACAGAGCAATTATGGACTACAAAAATACTCCCAAGCATGTTCCTCATCAAGATACTTTTGCTGTTTACTAA
- a CDS encoding alpha/beta fold hydrolase, giving the protein MPQITVGNLSVNYETRGSGHPLLMIMGLSFSLLDWGDELPDELAKHYQVILYDNRDAGRTTTSLVKDYTIADLADDAAGLLDELGIKHAHVFGVSMGGMTAQHFALRHGGKLNKLVLGCTMAGGSCSTPANLSSLAGGTLLDLLFTQSYLADASNKKKAQDFLAKTSPYHSKQEGLYRQLKAIYSHDTCNSLKTIKAPTLIITGDSDVVIPPENSNVLEQAIPGAKLEVLKDGNHGFPFSHAIETASILINFLS; this is encoded by the coding sequence ATGCCACAGATTACCGTTGGTAACCTAAGTGTTAATTATGAAACAAGGGGCAGTGGTCATCCTTTACTGATGATCATGGGTTTGAGCTTTAGCCTCCTAGACTGGGGGGATGAGTTGCCTGACGAACTTGCTAAACACTATCAGGTGATTCTCTATGACAATCGAGATGCTGGACGGACAACAACTTCCTTAGTGAAGGATTATACGATCGCTGATTTGGCAGATGATGCAGCAGGTTTATTGGACGAATTGGGAATAAAACATGCTCACGTCTTTGGTGTGAGCATGGGTGGCATGACTGCTCAACATTTTGCTTTGAGACATGGAGGAAAACTCAATAAGCTAGTGTTAGGTTGCACAATGGCAGGTGGTAGCTGTAGCACTCCGGCTAATCTCTCAAGTCTCGCCGGAGGAACCCTTCTGGATCTTCTGTTTACACAATCATATCTAGCAGATGCCAGTAACAAGAAAAAAGCACAGGACTTTTTGGCGAAGACATCTCCCTATCACAGCAAACAGGAAGGTTTGTATCGGCAGTTAAAGGCGATTTATTCACATGATACCTGCAATAGTCTGAAGACCATTAAGGCTCCTACGTTGATCATTACTGGTGATAGCGATGTAGTAATACCGCCTGAAAACAGCAATGTTTTGGAGCAAGCAATTCCGGGTGCAAAGCTTGAAGTACTTAAAGATGGGAATCATGGGTTCCCGTTTAGTCATGCGATCGAAACGGCAAGCATATTGATCAATTTCTTAAGTTAA
- a CDS encoding DUF1304 domain-containing protein: MTLKEEMKFLSNPRFWISFCLAWTVAAHLLFLIAEMFLWTTPLVQEKLLGGFSIEQKAEILARNIGLYNGFLSAGALWGLLAMNPQIPTMKPDVFILLCAFIAGVFGSISLGRPTAFVLQSLPAIIALLLIWLDSRKKIIE; this comes from the coding sequence GTGACATTAAAAGAAGAGATGAAATTTCTGAGCAACCCTAGATTTTGGATAAGCTTTTGCCTAGCTTGGACTGTGGCTGCACATCTACTCTTCCTCATAGCCGAGATGTTTCTATGGACAACCCCTCTTGTTCAAGAGAAATTGCTAGGCGGCTTCTCTATAGAACAAAAGGCTGAAATTCTTGCTCGTAACATAGGGCTTTACAACGGCTTCCTTAGTGCTGGTGCGCTTTGGGGATTGTTGGCTATGAATCCCCAAATTCCGACAATGAAGCCAGATGTATTCATTCTGTTGTGTGCATTTATTGCTGGCGTTTTTGGCAGCATCAGTCTTGGGCGACCAACAGCCTTTGTACTTCAGTCGCTTCCTGCCATTATTGCTCTTCTTCTAATTTGGTTAGACAGCCGCAAGAAAATCATTGAATGA
- the dpdJ gene encoding protein DpdJ has protein sequence MNAQLNLLVLEFLNQLESREVKLLAWGVVDGGFSKGEVEKLAEEAIQNLDVDVDPWDLLDEMQERKLLFDFNWRGRRLYRTRMAESVRLFARLRQLFPNRDWQTSPTLVADYRFSLRQRVYPKREIQPEIVVEQLEAEKLLTSVRRTALEALLRSPNRTLELADFQLRATARMLRDLNSTKSRGMIVCAGTGTGKTLAFYLPALTHIAELIKKTTFWTKAIAIYPRNELLKDQFSETYVEARRLDAALTAQGQRKILIGAFFGLTPRRANVEDYALKNDWKAERGGFTCPYIRCPRCSGALSWRRSDLEEGKEQLTCLEPTCGAVIREDEIVLTRDRMIQTPPDLLFTTTEMLNRSLGDSRYGHIFGINTAKPPHLMLLDEVHTYVGIHGAQVAYLLRRWQQLIGKRVQFTGLSATLRSAAEFFTQLVGLDPGSVEEISPSDDVQPEGMEYLLALRGDPVSGTSLLSTSIQTAMLLQRVLDPSNSIPSNGAYGSRVFAFTDDLDVTNRLFHNLLDAEGLNSFGRPMARRQPLASLRTHDATDAAQRLLTGQSWLLCEEIGHTLQNPLRVTRTSSQDTGVDATANLIVATSSLEVGFNDPNVGAVIQHKAPRDMASFLQRKGRAGRSRAMRPWTVVVLSDYGRDRIAYQSYDLLFDPTLEERLLPIANRYVIRIQAAFACMDWIAQQMQGAPQGSIWKDFSKPSSFSPQQQRQQQAKTIIQSILEDEKQQQALESYLQSALKISLGETQAILWEPPRALMTAVLPTLLRRLEANWQRLPLPGEPELDYHTDEPLPDFVPASLFSDLLLPEVRIVTPPATQQTTEADEYYLPILQALKAFAPGRVSRRFGVQRSQISHWIASPELIAGHQVLAIDQYCAEFEEAGTFQIWQQEGVANIRCIRPWTLRVAQIPSEVSDKSNAQLEWHTQIVPPSSGSSLDLPQGSLWLEIVSELCSFTHNQQNPLEVRRFALGSQANLRVKRNRQVQELETSIQFIEAESGRPAGVGFAQTVDGLVCRYRIPEGFTISPYDANRAKVYSFRSSYFKHRILHDPRLDGIANIFQRGWLHQIYLSMLVARALERDIPLPEAFATLQADGVGQAMIAVLDGIFQTLAVEEQNDEEFGGDLGEDEEQPDPHLPPGRQPTHERLRELCNTLLIQEVLNDLAPILWNPPDAMWDEWAKQRRFSATLGGALLEACRQLCPQFDSGDLLLDLDPGPRSPDSPAKPEGIEEIWLTEASPGGSGVIEEILQRYAADPAGFFRLVESALEPSDFEIIDSELTNLLELTDSDDSICEALAQVRGAESYQSLAIASENLRRTLSHRGILVTPTVMTAIHARVLTPGSNVETDRQLLNLIRDWQAQEDRLGIEIDARVFAYIASTQSRFTDALPPETRNNPYASFQVLYGRLWLRGSLIRNRAISFYNPFAIVPEADREILLDVLQPSENVVKLEESNWREQVDQGLKTVGAVSLMAKLTDRQALKRAALQLMTEPVDVGFLNVYPVVEGFRRTVQGYIVRLRIREAVQ, from the coding sequence GATTGGCAAACTTCACCCACGCTGGTTGCGGACTACCGTTTTTCCTTACGACAGCGAGTTTACCCAAAGCGAGAAATTCAACCGGAAATAGTAGTCGAACAATTGGAAGCGGAGAAGCTACTAACATCCGTAAGGCGTACTGCATTGGAAGCTTTGCTGCGATCGCCCAACCGCACCTTAGAACTTGCCGACTTTCAGTTGCGAGCTACTGCTCGGATGCTCCGTGACCTAAACAGTACCAAAAGTCGCGGCATGATTGTCTGCGCCGGCACAGGGACGGGAAAGACTCTAGCCTTTTATTTGCCTGCCCTCACTCACATTGCTGAGCTGATTAAGAAAACAACTTTTTGGACAAAGGCGATCGCCATTTACCCCCGTAATGAACTGCTCAAAGACCAGTTCTCTGAAACCTATGTTGAAGCCCGTCGTCTTGATGCCGCACTCACTGCTCAAGGTCAACGTAAGATTCTGATTGGCGCTTTCTTTGGCTTAACGCCTAGACGAGCCAATGTAGAGGATTATGCCCTAAAGAACGATTGGAAAGCTGAGCGAGGCGGTTTTACCTGCCCCTATATTCGATGTCCTCGGTGTAGTGGTGCTCTAAGTTGGAGGCGAAGCGACTTAGAAGAAGGGAAAGAGCAGTTAACGTGCCTGGAGCCAACTTGTGGTGCAGTGATTCGTGAGGATGAGATTGTGCTGACGCGCGATCGCATGATTCAAACTCCTCCCGATCTACTCTTCACGACCACAGAGATGCTCAATCGCTCACTTGGCGATTCTCGATATGGTCATATCTTTGGAATCAATACGGCTAAACCTCCTCACTTGATGCTGTTGGATGAGGTTCATACCTATGTCGGGATTCATGGGGCACAAGTTGCTTACCTGCTCAGGCGATGGCAACAACTGATTGGTAAACGAGTTCAATTCACAGGGTTGTCAGCCACACTTCGGAGTGCAGCCGAATTCTTCACGCAACTCGTTGGATTAGACCCCGGATCGGTCGAAGAAATTTCTCCCAGTGACGATGTACAGCCAGAGGGGATGGAATACCTGTTAGCTCTGAGAGGCGATCCGGTTTCAGGAACGAGTTTACTCTCTACCAGTATTCAGACCGCTATGCTGCTGCAACGGGTGCTAGATCCCTCAAATAGCATACCAAGCAACGGTGCGTATGGTTCCCGTGTATTTGCCTTTACGGATGACCTGGATGTCACTAACCGTCTCTTTCACAACCTGCTCGATGCTGAGGGACTCAATAGCTTCGGTCGTCCTATGGCTAGACGCCAACCCTTAGCAAGCCTTCGTACTCATGATGCAACTGATGCAGCGCAGCGTCTGCTAACGGGTCAGTCCTGGCTCCTGTGCGAAGAAATTGGGCATACACTTCAGAACCCGCTTCGTGTTACTCGAACGAGTTCCCAGGATACGGGGGTTGATGCAACTGCAAACCTCATTGTTGCCACGTCCTCGTTGGAGGTTGGCTTCAATGATCCAAACGTTGGAGCGGTTATCCAGCACAAAGCTCCACGAGATATGGCATCTTTTCTACAGCGTAAGGGACGAGCTGGGCGTAGCAGAGCCATGCGCCCCTGGACGGTTGTCGTGTTGTCTGATTATGGGCGCGATCGCATTGCTTATCAAAGCTACGATTTACTGTTTGATCCCACCCTTGAAGAACGATTACTGCCTATCGCCAACCGCTATGTGATTCGGATTCAAGCGGCATTTGCTTGTATGGACTGGATTGCACAGCAGATGCAAGGCGCTCCCCAAGGGAGTATCTGGAAAGACTTTTCTAAGCCTTCTTCCTTCTCACCGCAGCAACAGCGTCAGCAGCAAGCTAAAACGATTATTCAATCTATCCTTGAAGACGAAAAACAGCAGCAAGCCCTAGAAAGCTACCTTCAGTCTGCACTCAAAATTTCTTTGGGAGAGACACAAGCCATTCTGTGGGAACCCCCAAGGGCACTAATGACAGCGGTTCTACCCACCCTCCTCCGGCGACTAGAGGCAAATTGGCAACGGCTCCCATTGCCAGGGGAACCGGAGTTGGACTATCACACAGATGAACCATTGCCTGACTTTGTACCTGCGAGCCTCTTTAGCGACTTATTACTGCCTGAAGTTCGCATTGTTACACCCCCTGCCACACAGCAAACTACGGAAGCTGATGAATACTATTTACCGATCCTTCAGGCTCTCAAAGCTTTTGCGCCTGGACGTGTTTCCCGGCGCTTTGGAGTGCAACGCAGTCAGATTAGCCATTGGATTGCATCACCTGAGTTGATCGCTGGACATCAGGTTTTAGCAATTGACCAATACTGTGCTGAGTTCGAGGAAGCTGGCACATTTCAAATTTGGCAGCAGGAAGGAGTTGCAAATATTCGCTGTATTCGTCCCTGGACGCTGAGGGTTGCTCAGATTCCATCGGAAGTCAGTGATAAATCGAATGCACAATTGGAATGGCATACACAGATTGTTCCACCATCTAGCGGTAGTTCATTGGACTTGCCTCAAGGATCGCTGTGGTTAGAGATTGTTTCTGAGCTTTGTAGCTTTACTCATAACCAGCAAAATCCTTTAGAAGTAAGACGTTTTGCTCTGGGTTCTCAAGCAAATCTACGAGTCAAGCGCAATCGTCAGGTTCAAGAATTAGAAACATCGATTCAGTTTATTGAGGCTGAGAGTGGCAGACCCGCAGGAGTTGGATTTGCTCAAACGGTGGATGGTTTGGTATGCCGTTATCGGATTCCGGAGGGTTTTACGATTAGCCCCTATGATGCCAATCGTGCTAAAGTCTACTCATTCCGCAGTTCTTACTTCAAGCATCGTATTCTGCATGATCCTCGCTTGGATGGAATTGCTAATATCTTCCAGCGGGGATGGTTGCACCAGATCTATTTATCAATGCTGGTCGCCCGTGCCCTAGAAAGAGACATTCCCTTGCCTGAAGCTTTCGCAACGCTGCAAGCAGATGGGGTAGGGCAAGCAATGATCGCAGTTCTAGACGGGATTTTTCAGACCCTTGCCGTTGAAGAACAAAATGACGAGGAGTTTGGAGGTGACTTAGGTGAAGATGAGGAACAACCAGATCCTCACTTGCCTCCTGGCCGTCAACCCACCCATGAAAGACTGCGGGAGTTGTGTAACACACTCCTCATTCAAGAGGTTTTGAATGATTTAGCACCAATTCTGTGGAATCCACCCGATGCCATGTGGGATGAGTGGGCAAAACAGCGGCGATTTAGTGCAACGCTGGGTGGTGCTTTATTAGAAGCCTGTCGCCAACTTTGTCCCCAGTTTGATTCGGGAGATTTGCTGCTGGATCTTGACCCTGGTCCGCGATCGCCTGATAGCCCTGCCAAACCTGAAGGCATTGAAGAAATCTGGTTGACCGAGGCAAGTCCAGGTGGCAGTGGTGTAATTGAGGAGATCTTGCAACGCTATGCAGCAGACCCAGCAGGCTTTTTCAGATTAGTCGAAAGTGCGCTGGAGCCTTCGGATTTTGAAATCATTGATTCAGAGTTAACCAATCTATTGGAGTTAACGGACTCAGATGACTCGATCTGTGAGGCTCTCGCTCAGGTTCGAGGTGCAGAGTCCTATCAATCTTTGGCGATCGCCAGTGAAAATCTGAGACGTACTTTGTCACATCGGGGTATCCTCGTCACGCCTACTGTCATGACAGCCATTCATGCTCGCGTCTTGACTCCAGGCAGTAATGTTGAGACCGATCGCCAGTTGCTGAATTTGATTCGTGATTGGCAAGCACAAGAAGACCGTTTAGGCATCGAGATTGACGCACGAGTGTTTGCTTACATCGCTAGCACCCAAAGCCGTTTTACGGATGCACTGCCGCCAGAAACGAGGAATAACCCTTATGCCAGCTTTCAGGTGCTCTACGGTCGTTTGTGGCTCCGAGGCAGCTTAATTCGTAATCGAGCTATCTCGTTCTATAACCCCTTTGCGATCGTGCCAGAAGCCGATCGAGAAATCCTGCTAGATGTGCTGCAACCCTCAGAAAACGTGGTGAAGTTGGAGGAATCTAATTGGCGTGAGCAGGTTGATCAGGGATTAAAGACCGTAGGTGCTGTTTCCTTAATGGCAAAGTTGACTGATCGACAAGCCTTAAAGCGAGCTGCCTTGCAGTTAATGACTGAGCCAGTAGACGTTGGGTTTCTCAATGTATACCCTGTTGTCGAGGGCTTCCGCAGAACTGTACAGGGATATATTGTGAGGTTACGAATTCGGGAGGCAGTGCAATGA